Proteins from a genomic interval of Marmoricola sp. OAE513:
- a CDS encoding sigma-70 family RNA polymerase sigma factor, which produces MTVMDRVPEQGELSDAELISSVRGGDVSAYGDLFARHRDAATRLARQLVSAPDADDLVSEAFAKVLNVLLAGGGPDVAFRAYLLTAVRRLHVDKVRLTNRAMPTDDLTPYDEGEPFKDTVIAGFEGGVAAKAYASLPERWQLVLWHLEVEGQKPAEVAPLLGMTPNSVSALAYRAREGLRQAYLQMHSADIGDSECRWTHDKLGAYVRNGLSRRDAAKVEEHLRTCRKCTALLLELSEVNSSMAGVIGPVVLGEATEAYLASIKGNRGLGAVLGGSFEGAGAAVAAAFARGWETIAAQGRVALGAGGAVALAGLVAFAVMVSNSGETTSFPPQVLPPITVGPTSQPTPTPTPTPTPDPVDAPSSDAPDDGGNQPVANTPDGPTSPSSDPSSPTTPTKPPVTPTSPPPTTPTAPVVSSADMSARLAFQPKLGLLGASDAGTIGNLNASAAGLPEGTEGVLKVQVFGGTLTQIGSGCVTAEAAAAKSTAVPTPSTTPQTAATLLCPIGPDTAPMTFKVNGLPLTAAATVIGPENVADPNDLNNRDSALLGLL; this is translated from the coding sequence ATGACCGTTATGGACCGCGTGCCCGAGCAGGGCGAGCTGAGCGACGCCGAGCTGATCTCGAGCGTGCGCGGTGGCGACGTGTCCGCGTACGGCGACCTGTTCGCGCGGCACCGGGACGCGGCCACCCGGCTGGCGCGCCAGCTGGTCTCGGCCCCGGATGCCGACGACCTGGTCTCCGAAGCGTTCGCGAAGGTCCTCAACGTCCTGCTCGCCGGGGGCGGCCCGGACGTCGCCTTCCGCGCGTACCTGCTCACCGCGGTCCGCCGGCTGCACGTCGACAAGGTCCGGCTCACCAACCGGGCGATGCCTACCGACGACCTGACGCCGTACGACGAGGGTGAACCCTTCAAGGACACCGTCATCGCGGGCTTCGAAGGGGGCGTCGCCGCGAAGGCGTACGCGAGCCTGCCGGAGCGTTGGCAGCTGGTGCTGTGGCACCTCGAGGTCGAGGGTCAGAAGCCGGCCGAGGTCGCACCCCTGCTCGGCATGACCCCCAACTCGGTCTCCGCGCTCGCCTACCGGGCTCGTGAGGGCCTGCGTCAGGCGTACCTGCAGATGCACTCCGCCGACATCGGCGACTCCGAGTGCCGCTGGACCCACGACAAGCTCGGCGCCTACGTCCGCAACGGACTCTCGCGCCGCGACGCCGCCAAGGTCGAGGAGCACTTGCGCACCTGTCGCAAGTGCACCGCCCTGCTCCTGGAGCTCTCCGAGGTGAACTCCTCGATGGCGGGCGTGATCGGACCGGTCGTCCTTGGTGAGGCCACGGAGGCCTACCTGGCCAGCATCAAGGGCAACCGCGGTCTCGGGGCCGTCCTGGGAGGTTCGTTCGAGGGCGCCGGTGCCGCGGTGGCCGCCGCCTTCGCACGGGGTTGGGAGACCATCGCCGCCCAGGGCCGGGTCGCACTCGGTGCCGGCGGTGCCGTCGCGCTCGCCGGCCTGGTCGCGTTCGCGGTGATGGTCAGCAACTCCGGGGAGACCACCTCGTTCCCGCCGCAGGTCCTGCCGCCGATCACGGTCGGACCGACGAGCCAGCCGACGCCGACGCCGACCCCCACCCCGACCCCGGACCCGGTCGACGCCCCGAGCAGCGACGCCCCGGACGACGGCGGCAACCAGCCCGTCGCCAACACCCCGGACGGGCCGACCAGCCCCTCGAGCGACCCGTCCTCGCCGACGACGCCCACCAAGCCTCCGGTCACCCCGACGAGCCCGCCGCCGACGACGCCCACCGCACCGGTGGTCTCCTCGGCGGACATGAGCGCACGCCTCGCCTTCCAGCCGAAGCTCGGCCTGCTCGGCGCCAGCGACGCCGGCACCATCGGCAACCTGAACGCCAGCGCGGCCGGCCTGCCCGAGGGCACCGAGGGCGTCCTCAAGGTCCAGGTCTTCGGCGGCACGCTGACCCAGATCGGCAGCGGGTGCGTCACCGCCGAGGCCGCCGCCGCCAAGAGCACCGCGGTACCCACCCCGAGCACCACGCCGCAGACCGCGGCGACGCTGCTGTGCCCGATCGGCCCGGACACGGCGCCGATGACCTTCAAGGTCAACGGACTTCCCCTGACCGCGGCGGCGACGGTGATCGGTCCGGAGAACGTCGCCGACCCGAACGACCTGAACAACCGCGACAGCGCCCTGCTCGGCCTGCTCTGA
- the aroA gene encoding 3-phosphoshikimate 1-carboxyvinyltransferase — MSDAVADPWPAPRARFPVDLRVELPGSKSLTNRELVLAALAEGPGVVRRALRSRDTALMAAALTSLGSAVHTRGSDWSVTPGILATADRPASVDCGLAGTVMRFVPPLAALRGAPTAFDGDPHARTRPMGAILTALRGLGVEVDAAEDRLPFTINGSGAVAGGSVRIDASASSQFVSALLLAAPRYDDGIEVLHVGAPVPSLPHIEMTVACLRARGVEVDDSVPDRWRVHPGPISALDVAIEPDLSNAAPFLMLAMTSGGRVQVADWPTATTQAGDALREILATMGAEVSLDGDGLTVTGTGIISGLDIDLHDVGELAPAVAALAALADSPSRLRGIAHIRGHETDRLAALAAELTARGAGVVEHEDGLEITPAPLHGGVFHTYADHRMAHAGVVIGSAVDGVLVENVTTTSKTFPGFERVWSGLLDGAARP; from the coding sequence GTGAGTGACGCCGTAGCCGACCCGTGGCCGGCTCCGCGCGCCCGGTTCCCGGTCGACCTGCGCGTCGAGCTCCCCGGTTCCAAGTCGCTCACCAACCGCGAGCTGGTGCTCGCCGCCCTGGCCGAGGGCCCCGGCGTCGTACGCCGTGCCCTGCGGTCGCGCGACACCGCGCTGATGGCGGCCGCCCTGACCAGCCTGGGATCCGCGGTGCACACCCGCGGCTCCGACTGGAGCGTTACGCCCGGCATCCTCGCGACCGCCGACCGACCAGCGAGCGTGGACTGCGGCCTGGCCGGCACGGTGATGCGGTTCGTGCCGCCGCTCGCTGCACTGCGCGGCGCCCCGACTGCCTTCGACGGCGACCCGCACGCCCGGACCCGACCGATGGGCGCGATCCTGACCGCGCTGCGCGGACTGGGCGTCGAGGTCGACGCGGCGGAGGACCGGCTGCCCTTCACGATCAACGGCTCCGGCGCGGTCGCCGGAGGCAGCGTCCGGATCGACGCGTCCGCCTCCAGCCAGTTCGTCTCGGCTCTCCTTCTCGCCGCACCCCGGTACGACGACGGGATCGAGGTGCTGCACGTCGGCGCCCCGGTGCCCTCCCTGCCGCACATCGAGATGACGGTGGCCTGCCTGCGCGCCCGTGGCGTCGAGGTCGACGACAGCGTTCCGGACCGGTGGCGGGTGCACCCCGGACCGATCAGTGCGCTCGACGTGGCCATCGAGCCCGACCTCTCCAACGCGGCGCCGTTCCTGATGCTGGCGATGACCAGCGGCGGACGGGTTCAGGTGGCTGACTGGCCCACCGCCACCACCCAGGCCGGCGACGCCCTCCGCGAGATCCTGGCCACGATGGGCGCCGAGGTGTCCCTGGACGGCGACGGGCTCACCGTGACCGGCACCGGCATCATCTCCGGGCTCGACATCGACCTGCACGACGTCGGCGAGCTGGCGCCGGCCGTCGCCGCGCTGGCCGCTCTGGCCGACTCCCCCTCACGGCTGCGCGGGATCGCGCACATCCGCGGGCACGAGACCGACCGGCTCGCGGCGCTGGCCGCCGAGCTGACCGCACGGGGCGCAGGGGTCGTCGAGCACGAGGACGGCCTGGAGATCACGCCCGCTCCCTTGCACGGCGGCGTCTTCCACACCTACGCCGACCACCGGATGGCCCACGCCGGTGTGGTGATCGGCTCCGCCGTCGACGGCGTGCTGGTCGAGAACGTGACCACGACCTCGAAGACCTTCCCGGGCTTCGAGCGGGTCTGGTCCGGTCTGCTGGACGGGGCTGCCCGACCGTGA
- the rsgA gene encoding ribosome small subunit-dependent GTPase A produces MSPRYDEHDPESYERPRRRTRPRTKDRPTYDDAVPARVVTVDRGRLTCLLDDGTVVMAMKARPLGRKGVVVGDRVRIVGDTSGDDGSLARIVLVDERETTLRRTADDTDPVERVLVSNADQLVIVAALADPEPRPRLIDRALVAAYASGMDPLLCLTKADLADPETLVSIYRPLGVPYVVTERGTDVSNVRALLTGRTSVLVGHSGVGKSTLVNALVPTAMRSTGIVNAVTGRGRHTSTNALMLPLPSEAGPPDGWIIDTPGIRSFGLAHVQPDQLIEAFPDLHELTEVCPRGCTHGFGEPECGLDEAEGDQRDRVESFRRLLATRDVKEGD; encoded by the coding sequence GTGAGCCCGCGCTACGACGAGCACGACCCGGAGTCCTACGAGCGACCTCGGCGGCGTACCCGTCCGCGCACCAAGGACCGCCCGACGTACGACGACGCTGTCCCGGCCCGGGTGGTCACCGTCGACCGAGGCCGGCTGACCTGCCTGCTCGACGACGGCACCGTGGTGATGGCGATGAAGGCGCGGCCGCTGGGCCGCAAGGGCGTCGTGGTCGGCGACCGGGTCCGGATCGTCGGCGACACCTCCGGGGACGACGGCAGCCTGGCGCGGATCGTGCTGGTCGACGAGCGCGAGACGACGCTGCGACGTACCGCCGACGACACCGACCCGGTCGAGCGGGTGCTGGTCTCGAACGCCGACCAGCTGGTCATCGTGGCGGCGCTGGCCGACCCCGAGCCCCGCCCCCGGCTCATCGACCGTGCTCTCGTCGCGGCGTACGCCTCGGGCATGGACCCGTTGCTGTGCCTCACCAAGGCCGACCTCGCCGACCCGGAGACCCTGGTGAGCATCTACCGCCCGCTGGGCGTCCCGTACGTCGTCACCGAGCGCGGGACGGACGTGAGCAACGTGCGCGCACTGCTGACGGGGCGCACCAGCGTGCTGGTCGGGCACAGCGGCGTCGGCAAGTCGACGCTGGTCAACGCGCTGGTCCCCACCGCGATGCGCTCCACCGGCATCGTGAACGCGGTGACCGGGCGCGGGCGGCACACCTCGACCAACGCCCTGATGCTGCCGCTGCCGTCGGAGGCCGGGCCGCCGGACGGCTGGATCATCGACACCCCGGGCATCCGTTCGTTCGGCCTCGCGCACGTGCAGCCCGACCAGCTCATCGAGGCGTTCCCGGACCTGCACGAGCTGACCGAGGTCTGCCCGCGCGGCTGCACGCACGGGTTCGGTGAGCCCGAGTGCGGCCTGGACGAAGCCGAGGGCGATCAGCGCGACCGGGTGGAGTCGTTCCGACGCCTGCTGGCGACGCGGGACGTCAAGGAAGGCGACTGA
- a CDS encoding alpha/beta family hydrolase, whose amino-acid sequence MPTERLVPTAVGEARVVTYAARRAQVRLVLTHGAGGGVDAPDLVRLTADLPGQRITVALVEMPWRVQGKKLAPRPAVIDESYLAVLSALRSTTPFVLGGRSAGARSACRIAAGAGAVGVLALSFPLHPPGRPEKSRLEELAGAGLPTLVVQGGNDPFGRPEEFPGDVELATVPFGDHSMKVPKRAPLTQDDALAIVTEATLEWLVRDVVGNREA is encoded by the coding sequence ATGCCCACTGAGCGACTCGTCCCGACAGCGGTCGGAGAGGCGCGCGTCGTCACGTACGCCGCCCGCAGGGCGCAGGTCCGGCTGGTGCTCACGCACGGAGCCGGAGGCGGTGTCGACGCCCCCGACCTGGTCCGGCTCACGGCCGACCTGCCTGGGCAGAGGATCACGGTGGCGCTGGTGGAGATGCCCTGGCGCGTCCAGGGCAAGAAGCTCGCGCCACGCCCCGCGGTGATCGACGAGTCTTACCTCGCCGTGCTCTCCGCGCTGCGCTCGACCACGCCGTTCGTCCTGGGTGGTCGCAGTGCGGGTGCACGCTCGGCCTGCCGGATCGCTGCGGGTGCCGGCGCAGTCGGGGTGCTGGCCCTGTCCTTCCCGCTGCACCCACCGGGCAGGCCGGAGAAGTCACGGCTCGAGGAGCTCGCAGGTGCCGGTCTGCCGACCTTGGTGGTCCAGGGAGGCAACGACCCGTTCGGCCGGCCCGAGGAGTTCCCGGGCGACGTCGAGCTCGCCACGGTGCCGTTCGGCGACCACAGCATGAAGGTCCCGAAGCGTGCGCCGCTGACCCAGGACGACGCGCTGGCGATCGTGACCGAGGCGACGCTGGAGTGGCTGGTGCGTGACGTGGTGGGGAATCGCGAGGCCTGA
- a CDS encoding SOS response-associated peptidase: protein MCGRYASSMDPEDIVEEFELHSALPSDLPRIAPDYNVAPTKEVYAVLTRPPRGEEVAERQLRVLTWGLVPSWAKDPKIGSRMINARMETVAEKPAYRKAFEKRRAILPADGYFEWYASEELTAAGKPKKQPFFMRPRDGSMLAMAGLYELWRDPTRADDDPLRWKWTCTVITTTATDDLGRIHDRMPLMLPRDAYDAWLDPSPRKPAELLELLQPAAPGLLEAFPVSTLVSNVRNNGPELVEPLPLEGP, encoded by the coding sequence ATGTGTGGTCGCTACGCCTCGAGCATGGATCCCGAGGACATCGTCGAGGAGTTCGAGCTGCACTCGGCGCTGCCGTCCGACCTGCCGCGGATCGCGCCCGACTACAACGTCGCGCCGACCAAGGAGGTCTACGCGGTGCTCACCCGGCCGCCGCGGGGCGAGGAGGTGGCCGAGCGTCAGCTGCGGGTGCTGACCTGGGGACTGGTGCCGTCGTGGGCCAAGGACCCGAAGATCGGCAGCCGGATGATCAATGCGCGGATGGAGACGGTCGCGGAGAAGCCTGCTTACCGCAAGGCGTTCGAGAAGCGGCGCGCGATCCTGCCCGCCGACGGTTACTTCGAGTGGTACGCGAGCGAGGAGCTGACCGCTGCGGGCAAGCCGAAGAAGCAGCCGTTCTTCATGCGCCCCCGGGACGGCTCGATGCTCGCCATGGCCGGTCTCTACGAGCTCTGGCGCGACCCGACCCGGGCCGACGACGACCCGCTGCGCTGGAAGTGGACCTGCACGGTGATCACCACGACCGCCACCGACGACCTCGGTCGGATCCACGACCGGATGCCGTTGATGCTGCCCCGCGACGCGTACGACGCCTGGCTCGACCCGTCCCCGCGCAAACCGGCCGAGCTGCTCGAGCTGCTGCAGCCGGCTGCTCCCGGGTTGCTGGAGGCGTTCCCTGTCTCGACCCTGGTCTCGAACGTCAGGAACAACGGTCCCGAGCTCGTCGAGCCGCTGCCTCTCGAGGGCCCCTGA
- the hisN gene encoding histidinol-phosphatase, whose amino-acid sequence MALDYTDDLRLAHVLADDADALTMARFKALDLHVMTKPDLTPVTDADQAVEEGIRRTLSRARSRDAVLGEEQGSAGHSQRRWVVDPIDGTKNFVRGVPVWATLIALMVDDEVVVGVVSAPALNRRWWAMKDGGAWTGTSLLRASAIQVSDVSRVEDASFAYSSIGGWEERDQLDDFLALSRRCWRTRAFGDFWSYMLLAEGAVDIAAEPELELYDMAALDVIVREAGGIFTSLDGEPGPTGGNAIASNGKLHDQALAFLGSVDDESRHAQRGGGSVHDLADFRRLTEED is encoded by the coding sequence ATGGCTCTGGACTACACCGACGACCTCCGGCTCGCCCACGTCCTCGCGGACGACGCGGACGCGCTGACGATGGCGCGGTTCAAGGCGCTGGACCTGCACGTGATGACCAAGCCGGACCTGACCCCGGTCACCGACGCGGACCAGGCCGTCGAGGAGGGAATCCGTCGCACGCTGTCCCGGGCCCGCTCCCGCGACGCCGTCCTCGGCGAGGAGCAGGGGTCGGCCGGGCACAGCCAGCGCCGCTGGGTGGTCGACCCGATCGACGGCACCAAGAACTTCGTGCGCGGCGTGCCGGTGTGGGCCACGCTGATCGCGCTGATGGTCGACGACGAGGTCGTCGTCGGTGTCGTGTCCGCGCCCGCGCTGAACCGGCGCTGGTGGGCGATGAAGGACGGTGGCGCCTGGACCGGTACGTCGCTCCTGCGCGCTTCGGCGATCCAGGTCTCCGACGTCTCCCGCGTCGAGGACGCGTCGTTCGCCTACTCCTCGATCGGCGGCTGGGAGGAGCGCGACCAGCTCGACGACTTCCTGGCACTGTCCCGCCGCTGCTGGCGCACCCGGGCGTTCGGCGACTTCTGGTCCTACATGCTGCTCGCCGAGGGGGCCGTCGACATCGCCGCCGAACCGGAGCTGGAGCTCTACGACATGGCGGCGCTGGACGTGATCGTCCGCGAGGCCGGCGGCATCTTCACCTCGCTCGACGGCGAGCCCGGGCCGACCGGCGGCAACGCCATCGCCTCGAACGGCAAGCTGCACGACCAGGCGCTCGCGTTCCTCGGGTCGGTCGACGACGAGTCGCGGCACGCTCAGCGCGGCGGCGGCTCGGTGCACGACCTCGCCGACTTCCGTCGGCTCACCGAGGAGGACTAG